The Manis pentadactyla isolate mManPen7 chromosome 12, mManPen7.hap1, whole genome shotgun sequence genome contains the following window.
GGAGGAGGCATCGGTGCTGGTCCCAGTGGGTGATGCGGGGCTTGGAGCCGATGGGGATCATGAGAAGTGGTTGGATTCTAGTGGGTTTGGTGACTAGATATTGAGGGGTGAGAGGGCCAGAGCAAAATTCCAGACAATGCCATTTATGGAAAAGCCTGGGGAAGGTGCAGTTTGGTTAGAGTATTTGAGAATTCAGTTCTGGACATCTTACTCAAGCTCCTTATTAGACATCAAGGAGATAGTAAGCAAGCAGTTGGATATATGAGTTGGGAGACTGGGATGGAGGGTCTGGGCATCTGGGGTGGCAATGGAAGGCACAGAGGCTGCTTGCGCTTAGCAGGCTGGGGAAGTCTAAAGATGGCAACCTCAGAGCCTCCCGTAGCCTGGCAACTCCTACCTCTCTTCTTGTTTGTGAGCACAGGTCTGTCTTGTGACTATTTGGCTATTTGAAAATATCGCTATCATGTAGTTGAGCTGATAAGAGTATTTGAGTGAGGTGACAGCAGCCCGCGTGGATGCTGGCAGGTGGATGCTTGCTCAGGAACCCCTCTGCTAAGGGAGTCAAACTGCCGTTCGTCTGAGAGCTGCCTGGGTGACTGCCTGTCAGGATTTCCAGTGGTACACCtgttcatacacaaacacactcacactaaCGCTGGCCTCAGCAAAATTATCCCAAGAGGTCACAATGTTTCCAAGTCCCCGGTCACTCGGTGGGGGAGCACCCCCATCGTTGATCATGCAGAAGAGACATGACCCGCCCATCACAGGCAGCCTGCCCCTGAATGGGGCCGAGAGGAAGAAATTGATAAATATCTTGGCAACATACCACCCCTGATCCCTCATCAACCAGGGTAGCCCCCAACCATCCCTGAAAACCTAGAATATGTGCTCCAGTCACTCATCCCCTTGGAGGGGCCATACCCCTATCACCAGTCACCTTGAGGAGTGTAGCACCCGAGTAGTTGTCACCTTATGTGACCTCCCAGCCACTAGTAACTCCAGAGTTACCTATACCCTTTTTCCTGATCATCGTGGGGGGACATGCATCTATCACTAATCACCCCTTGCTTTTATCACATCTTGTCACTCCCCTAAAAACCTAATCACAGGGAGACACAGCCCTTAAAATCCTAATTTATGGAGGGGCACATCCCCTAAAAAACTAATGGGATTACTTTACCTGGAAAACACCTCCTGGAGTTGACACCCCTTAATTACGAATCCCCCCGGGCGGTGGTGGGTACAGCTCTCTAACAGCCACAGGGACGGCCCCTCCCCCAGCAGTCAACTCATCCCCCAGGGGCATTGGTTAGGCAGAAACCTGTGCCAGTCTCCTTTCAGCAGCTGTCCTGAGGCCCTCTCCCGGACTGAAGGGGAACAAGCCAGGCAGGGGCCCTGCACTCTCCAGGGCTGACCGCTTCAGGGGGTCAGACCTGTTTACTCCCCTGTTCTAATGGGGCATGTCCTGAGGTAGCTCCTGAAAAGGAGGTGTGGGAAGTACATCGTGAGTCTCCGTGTCCCTGCAAGTCACCTTATTCTAGCCTCAGGAGGGATAGTTTGTCTGGGTATCAATTCCTGGCATGGTAACCACGTTCCCTCCAATTGTGAAGGTTTGGCTCTGTGGTCTTTGAGCTTCTGCTGTGGCTGTTGAGGATGTCGGCCTCTCATTCTGGGTCCTGGATGTCAGGGTCAGCAAGCCTTTTCTTGAAGGGCCAGCTAGTAATTATGTTGGCCTTTGTTGACCAGATAGTGTCTGTTGCAACTTCTGAACTCTGCCCTTGTCGAGTGCAAGCAGCTGTAGACGATATGTAAGTGGTGGGCATAGGTgtatgccaataaaactttattttaaaaaacagagggCCAGCCCACAGGATCTTTTGGGTCCCAGCGGTCTGAAATCTTGACAGTGGGAAATAATGTAGGTCATCCTGCATTTTTAAGTGAATGTGTCCTGGCGGTTGTTCTGTATGGTTGCCTCCTGTTTTGGGCCGCATAGTGTTCTACTGTGTGGAGGAGCCCAGGTATGTAGCTGGTGGCCTGGTCACGTGCACTCTGCAGGCGGCAACCTGAACTGTGTGTCATTTCATCCTCTGGTGTCGAGAGGAAGAATACCCCGTGTAAGCAGTGTGTGCACTGTAAGATTTAATATCTGCTGCTCAGTTGCCTGGAGACTGAAATTTGGAAAACCTCAGCCTTTAATAGCACCTGAACTCATGGGGCTATCAAgtcagatgcagagagagaaaagggccaGCTCCAAGCAGGGAGTTTTCATTGTTCCTGCTTTTGTTTTGTCACCACAATGAtcttactgtcttttttttttcttttcaaattttcactTGGTGATAATTTTAAACTTCCAAAAAGCTGCAAAACTAGACATAGGATAAGGCTTATCCATATTCTTTCACCCAGACTCACTGAGTGCCAACATTCTACCCGCTTTGTGCCGGGCAGGAAATTGGCTTTGAGTGCAGCTCAGCTTGATGGGAGTAAAGGGTGTTCTTGGCAGAGGGCACAGCCGGGCAAAGGCAGGGCCCCTGATGAGGGGTTTGCTTCCTGTTCTCCCGGCCCCATCCCCCCAGGCTCGGCTGGAGCGGGACCTGAGCAACAAGAAGATTTACCAGGAGGAGGAGATGCCTGAGTCGGGTGCTGGCAGCGAGTTCAACCGCAAGCTCCGGGAGGAGGCCCGGAGGAAGAAGCATGGGATCGTCCTCAAGGAGTTCAGGCCAGAGGACCAGCCCTGGCTGCTCCGCGTCAATGGCAAATCGGGCAGAAGGTGAGAGGTGGTGGTGCCCCCAGTGTCCTCCCCCTCTGCTGGGCGCCCTCGCTGAACTGCGATGTCCCATCTGTACAGGGCGGGCAGCACATCCTCCCTCGTGGGGTTTTAGTGTCGAGGACAAACTGGGCAGGTGTTTGTGCAGGAGCTCCAAGCACCAGGATGCAGGGAGCTGGGCGCTGGCCCTGGGTGTGTGTGTTAAGGGGCCTCCCGGAGCCTGGGGTCATGACGATCGGGTGGACACAGACTGTGTGAACGAAGGGCACTCCCGGTAGGATAGTGCACACAGAGGCCCAGAATGGCCCGCTGAGCCGTAGGGAAGTCACAGTGCATGACGGTGACAGGCCAGGTGGACAGCAAAGGGCAGTGGGTGCCGGGATGCAGCTGGACTGGTTGGGGGTGGCCGGGGCCCAGGGAGCTTTGAAGGCTGTAGGCACTGGAAGGGTCACACCATAAGATTGCCTGGGCTTTTGGGGAAGAAAAGGGTGAGGGTGGTTCTAGCACGAGGTGGGGCCCAGGGCCCAATGCAGAGGGGTCTTCCTGCAGGGCATGTGCCCTTCCCGGCTCCTCTAACAGGTCCTCCCAGGTGGGGAGGGCTGAGCGCACTGGGAGGCGGGGCGTGCTGGCCTTGCTTTCCAGATGTGGGAATCGGGACTCACGTGCTGCAGGGCCAGCCGAGGCGCCCCAGCCTTGGATTCAGCTAATCCACGGGGCCCTGGAGAGGAGGCAGGCGAAGGGTGCAGATGGGCTTGGGCTGGTCCCGAGGCCGGGCTGTGACCATGGCCCCCTGCAGGTTCAAGGGCGTAAAGAAGGGTGGTGTGACAGAGAACACGTCCTACTACGTCTTCACCCAGTGCCCCGATGGGGCCTTTGAGGCCTTCCCGGTGCACAACTGGTACAACTTCACACCGCTGGCCCGGCACCGTACGCTCACCGCCGAGGAGGCCGAGGAGGAGTGGGAGAGGTGAGTGGGCACAGACGCTGGCATCTCCCAGCGTCCCCGTTACAAGAGCCAGCATGGTTAGCAACGGGGGCCTCACCACAGCTCTGCGTCCAGCCGGCTGCTGGGGGCTCAGTGGTGAGCGAGTGGCTCAGACTTGCCAGGCCCTCAGGGATCCCCCAGTCTGCTGGGGAGACACACGAACCCGTCGGGACATACTGGTCGCCGGGTGCCGGGAGGCAGTCGCTGAGCTGAACCCTGGAGCTGGAATCAGCAGGGCAGGGTGGGCTGTCCCGGCCGCTTGGCGTCTCCCTGGCAGTAGGTCTGTGGCTGGATCAACTGGAGGTAAAATACATGCAGTGCAGAatccaccttctttttttttaggagagcaaggtacaggcttttatttagaaataaagtgatagaatagagctcctggctcatgccaggaggggacaagagagccccagaaTCCACCTTCTTAACCACTCCTGAGTACACGCCTTGGGGGCACGGAGTACGTTCCCATCATCGTgcagctgccccccaccccccatttccagaactttccatcttcCCACACGGAAGCTCTGTCCCCATGAAACACTAaccccccaactcctcccccagcccccggccTCACCGTCACTCTGTCTCTGGAAGGGGCTCCTCCGGGGACCTCCTGGGAGCGGGGTCAGATGGGATCTGCCCTTCTGTGTCAGGCTTATGTCCCTGAGCACCATGTCCCCAGGTCCCTCCGCATGGTAGCAGGGGTCAGCGCTTCATTTTTTTAGactaaatttttaattatattatacAACACCAAAAATTGGCCACCTTAGCCATTTGTCAGCATCCATCCAGTAGAGATGAGTTTGTTCACGGTGCACTGGCCCTTCGCTCCTTTTTCATGCCCTGGGAATTCAGCTCGTGCTCTTTATTATGTACAGTCCCAACTCTCATTAAACTCTCATTAAATGCAGTTGCACTTTTAAAAACTTGCATCGCCACAGTCAGCGGAAACACCAGTGCCCCTGCCATAAGAAAGGAGGTGCCCCTGAATGAGAGTGACAGCAGCTGGGCTTAACTGCTTGTGGCAGATGCTGTTGCCTGAGAAAGTTCCAGAGCTGAGAGGTGCTGGGCCGCCAGCGCCACCTGGGACCTTCTTCTTGAGGCCTCGGCTGACCGGGAGCTGCGGGGGACCAGGCCACCCCTCACCCCACCGCCCCCTGGGTGGCTCCAGGGCCCCGCCTGTCCCTCACCCCCGCACCCCGCTGCAGGAGGAACAAGGTCCTGAACCACTTCAGCATCATGCAGCAGCGGCGGCTCAAGGACCAggaccaggaggaggaggaggaggacaaggAGAGGCGCGGCCGCAGGAAGGCCAGTGAGCTGCGCATTCACGACCTGGAGGACGACCTGGACATGTCGTCCGACGACAGCGAAGCCAGCGACGAGGAGGGTGAGGCCGGCGTGGCACCTCCTTTATGCCTGGCTCGTCATTAGTCTGGGTGGCTGAGTGACGGGAATGCCAGGGAGGGAAGAGTTGAGTCTCACAGGCGGTTCCCCTGGGAACGAGCCCAGGGTGCGGCAGGTGGGCTGCGCGGGGCAGCACCGGGGCGACAGGAGCAGAGGGCACAGCGGGAAGGCCGCCCATGGCCGTATGGGGCTCTCCGTGGAAGGGTGCGGCAGGCCAGGCTGAACGATTGCCGGGGCTCCCAGCTATGGGGCTGGGGCTAGTTGTGGATACCTGTCCTGGGGCACCTGGGGGTGGTTAGGGCAGAGGATGGGGGCCCTGAGTGCCCGAGGGACAGAGAGTGGCTCTTGTGGGTATAGACTTGGGATTGGCTGGTTCTGTGTGGGGGCTGCGCCCCGGCAAGCCCTCGGCCTCCCCCACGAGTTGGCTGCTCCCAGGCGTGTCCCCCCCACAAGACCCCCGAACAAGGCACAGAAGCTGCCGAGCCCCCAGCCGAGCCCTGTGCTTCCTCAGGCGGCCGAGCCCCCAAAGCCAAGAAGAAGGCGGCACCTGCCAAGGCCggtgggaagaagaagaagaagaagaaggggtcGGATGATGAGGCCTTTGAGGACAGTGACGACGGGGACTTTGAGGGCCAGGAGGTGGACTACATGTCCGATGGCTCCAGGTGAGACCGGCCGGAGGTGGTGCCACCCTGCCCCGGTGGGGCTGCGTGCCCACCCTCCGCTGCCCTCTGCCTTCCAGCAGCTCCCAGGACGAGCTGGAGAGCAAGGCCAAGGTCAAGCAGCAGGAGGAGGGCCCCAAGGGCGTGGACGAGCGCAGCGAGAGCAGCGAGGACAGCGAGGAGGAGAAGCCGCCCCCCGAGGGGGACAAGGAGGAGGATGAGGAGAAGAAGGCGGCCGCGCCGCAGGAGAGGAGGCGCAGGAGGGGTGGGCCTCGGGGAGCCCGACGTGGGGAGGGCCGGGGCGGGCCTGGGGCCGGGGCTGACTCCTGCCTGTCCCCGCAGATAGCAGCGATGAGTCGGACAGCTCAGAGGAGAGCGACATCGACAGCGAGGCCTCCTCCGCCCTCTTCATGGCGGTAAGGCCCAGGCGGGCGGTGCGGCCCTGCAGGCAGGCGTGGCACCTGCTTCCACACTCACGTCCTCACCCGGGTCTCTGCAGAAGAAGAAGACGCCCCCGAAGAGGGAGCGGAAGCTGTCCGGCGGCAGCTCGAGGGGCAACAGCCGGCCTGGCACGCCCAGTGCAGACAGCAGCACCACGTGGTCTACCCTGCGGGCAGCCGCCACCAAGCTGGAACAGGGTGAGTGCCCCTTACCATGACCCTTGACCTCTGCCCGTGCCCTCCCCACTGGGCCACGTCCAGGGCAGAGCCTGTCTGACCCTGAGCCCCTTGTAACCATAATCCTGGCACCACCCAGCCTGGGCGACCCCCCCATTCCAcaacccagccccagcctgccccCCAGGGAAGCGGACCAGTGAGACGCCGGCAGCCAAGCGCTTGCGGCTGGACGCTGGGCCCCAGAGCCTGTCGGGGAAGTCGACGCCGCAGCCCCCATCTGGGAAGTCAACCCCTAGCGGCAGGTGAGTTGACAAGGGGCCAGGGGCAGGtccaggggcagggagggcctcCTGCTGACGCCACCTCCCTGCCGGCCGCCCAGTGATGTGCAGGTGACCGAGGACGCCGTGCGCCGCTACCTGACGCGGAAGCCCATGACCACCAAGGACCTGCTGAAGAAGTTCCAGACCAAGAAGACGGGGCTGAGCAGCGAGCAGACGGTGAACGTGCTGGCCCAGATCCTCAAGCGGCTCAACCCCGAGCGCAAGATGGTCAACGACAAGATGCACTTCTCCCTCAAGGAGTGAGGGCCCGCCCCACCCTCCACGCCAGCCGCCGCCGGGGCTCGTCCTCCCCTGGCCTCCGCCTCCCCGCATGGCCGACGGCTCCCGCTCTGTCTCCTCCCGCAGCCGCGCTCCTCACCGCTGACCCGCCTCATGTTTCCTTCTCAGACTGTTGCCCAATTCTGGAAgatatctttgtttctttgcatcAGCTCGTCTGTTTGGAGCGTCTTGCCCCTGATTCTGTGGTCCCTTCTTCCACATTTTTAAGCATCCTTGTCTCACAATCTCTGCCAGGCACACCTGGTAGCAGAAGCCCACGGGCATCCTGTTCTATCTTCTGACCATATTTCGGGATCTTCCCTAAGCTCCCTTTTGTAGTTTCAGTGGGGGGGGTCTCATGGCCAGCTTAGGGGCTGTATCTGGGGGCCTCTGGGGTGGTCTACTTGCAGGCAAATCCTCCCAGATGGTCTTTGCCTCTGCCCCCTACCTGGGTGCCACAGAGGTCCCGGCCTGAGTCCAGTTTGGGGGGGTTCTCAGCTCAGGGGCTCTGTTCCTATCTGGCCACAAAATCCCGAACCCTTTTGTCACTGATGCTGGCATCTCAGCTCTATTTTTCAGGTTAACACTGATGTTTCTGGGGTTTCCCTTGTTTTCTTACAAGTTGGTTATGCATTTACTCTATCCAGCATTCCAGGTGTTCTGTAGTGGGTGGGCTTTTCAAGTTGGCTGATGGTAACGGGGCTGGAGTTCAGCAGCAGGTGCTACTGTTGAGCCCCTTCTACCTGAGTGATCCGGCAGGGGCAGGGTATTGGGCTTGTCTTCCCCTTGGCTAGAGATGGTGGGTGGAAAACTCCCCCCCGTAGGTCCTTGGCCGCCGAGTGGGAATGCCTGCGATGTCCGGCTAATTCCTAGGAATGCCCCAGGCTGGTCCAacctccctccccatccttccGCCAGGCCTTTGGGAACGGCGGGAGAGAGGTGCTGGCCCCCAGCCCTGGCAGCTTCGTGCCTGCCCTCCCTACTGCGAGGACAGGAGTCTGAGTTCTCCCCGCTGGGCCGTGCGTCCCAGTGGTTAGGAGCAAGGGCCTTGCTTTCAGCCGGACCCAGAGCCAAATCCCAGCTGTTTCTTAGTTCTGGTGCCTTTAGACAGGTGGTGCCTTTAGACAGGTACTGCGAGTGGTCTTAGCAAACACAGCATTAAGAACCAGCACACCAGACTGACTGAAGCAGCCGCTGCGGTGGGGGTTTGGTCATTTCCAGTCTGGCTGATAGGAAAAGGCAGTGAATACCCCTCCTGTCTTTGCCCCTGGTGTGGGCCGGGCTCCTGAAGCGGGTCTCCTGGGCCCGAGGGATGTGATGGGAGCTGCAGCAGCACATGCCAGCTGTTCTGCGTCCGCTCCTGGCCACGCACGGGGGCATGCCTGTCCCACACCCAGCTGAGTGGAGCAGATGCTCAGATGCTGAGTTTTGTCCATCTTGGGTGCAGAGTCGCACCTGAGTTTTAACTCAGTGTTGTCTGCGTTGAGATTGAGCGCCTCTTTCAAAGCATTTCCTCAGCCTCAGAAGCTCGCGCAAGCCCCTCGGTGCCAGCCGTGCCACACACACTGAATGCACCGTGCCTGTTCTCAGAAGCCCATGTGGGAGGGACCCTCTTGGGTGAGGGACAGACCTCACTTTCTTGGGTCACAGGACGGGCATGGAAGTTGCTGCTCCCTTTCTCTCCCACCCTGATGCCCCGGGACCCCGGGAGAGGGCTGAGGGCCTAGGGCCCTCAGGTTGGCATAGACTGGAGGCCTTGCAGGGCGAGCTTCCTGCCCTGTGTCCCAGCTCTTGGCTGTCTCCCAGCCTCTCCCTTTTCCTGTTTTGACACCGGCTCAGCCAGGCCCGGAGACAAGGGCATGATGTCTTAATCCTTGAGATGGGAGCCATGACGGGGCGTCCCT
Protein-coding sequences here:
- the GTF2F1 gene encoding general transcription factor IIF subunit 1 isoform X2, yielding MAALGPGSQNVTEYVVRVPKNTTKKYNIMAFNAADKVNFTTWNQARLERDLSNKKIYQEEEMPESGAGSEFNRKLREEARRKKHGIVLKEFRPEDQPWLLRVNGKSGRRFKGVKKGGVTENTSYYVFTQCPDGAFEAFPVHNWYNFTPLARHRTLTAEEAEEEWERRNKVLNHFSIMQQRRLKDQDQEEEEEDKERRGRRKASELRIHDLEDDLDMSSDDSEASDEEGGRAPKAKKKAAPAKAGGKKKKKKKGSDDEAFEDSDDGDFEGQEVDYMSDGSSSSQDELESKAKVKQQEEGPKGVDERSESSEDSEEEKPPPEGDKEEDEEKKAAAPQERRRRRDSSDESDSSEESDIDSEASSALFMAKKKTPPKRERKLSGGSSRGNSRPGTPSADSSTTWSTLRAAATKLEQGKRTSETPAAKRLRLDAGPQSLSGKSTPQPPSGKSTPSGSDVQVTEDAVRRYLTRKPMTTKDLLKKFQTKKTGLSSEQTVNVLAQILKRLNPERKMVNDKMHFSLKE
- the GTF2F1 gene encoding general transcription factor IIF subunit 1 isoform X3 is translated as MAALGPGSQNVTEYVVRVPKNTTKKYNIMAFNAADKVNFTTWNQARLERDLSNKKIYQEEEMPESGAGSEFNRKLREEARRKKHGIVLKEFRPEDQPWLLRVNGKSGRRFKGVKKGGVTENTSYYVFTQCPDGAFEAFPVHNWYNFTPLARHRTLTAEEAEEEWERRNKVLNHFSIMQQRRLKDQDQEEEEEDKERRGRRKASELRIHDLEDDLDMSSDDSEASDEEGGRAPKAKKKAAPAKAGGKKKKKKKGSDDEAFEDSDDGDFEGQEVDYMSDGSSSQDELESKAKVKQQEEGPKGVDERSESSEDSEEEKPPPEGDKEEDEEKKAAAPQERRRRRDSSDESDSSEESDIDSEASSALFMAKKKTPPKRERKLSGGSSRGNSRPGTPSADSSTTWSTLRAAATKLEQGKRTSETPAAKRLRLDAGPQSLSGKSTPQPPSGKSTPSGSDVQVTEDAVRRYLTRKPMTTKDLLKKFQTKKTGLSSEQTVNVLAQILKRLNPERKMVNDKMHFSLKE
- the GTF2F1 gene encoding general transcription factor IIF subunit 1 isoform X1, with the translated sequence MAALGPGSQNVTEYVVRVPKNTTKKYNIMAFNAADKVNFTTWNQARLERDLSNKKIYQEEEMPESGAGSEFNRKLREEARRKKHGIVLKEFRPEDQPWLLRVNGKSGRRFKGVKKGGVTENTSYYVFTQCPDGAFEAFPVHNWYNFTPLARHRTLTAEEAEEEWERRNKVLNHFSIMQQRRLKDQDQEEEEEDKERRGRRKASELRIHDLEDDLDMSSDDSEASDEEGGRAPKAKKKAAPAKAGGKKKKKKKGSDDEAFEDSDDGDFEGQEVDYMSDGSSSSQDELESKAKVKQQEEGPKGVDERSESSEDSEEEKPPPEGDKEEDEEKKAAAPQERRRRRDSSDESDSSEESDIDSEASSALFMAKKKTPPKRERKLSGGSSRGNSRPGTPSADSSTTWSTLRAAATKLEQAWATPPFHNPAPACPPGKRTSETPAAKRLRLDAGPQSLSGKSTPQPPSGKSTPSGSDVQVTEDAVRRYLTRKPMTTKDLLKKFQTKKTGLSSEQTVNVLAQILKRLNPERKMVNDKMHFSLKE